One region of Phycisphaerales bacterium genomic DNA includes:
- a CDS encoding metalloregulator ArsR/SmtB family transcription factor, translated as MKRADSANLTRVTDRLAALSDMTRLRILRLVECEALSVGELAQVVQLPQSTVSRHLKVLADAAWVVRRSEGTAGFYRLVLDDLPTESRSLWLAVREQIPGTHEVEEDQRRLRSVLAERRTDSLSFFGRFAGEWDHLRNELFGARFTSLALLSLIRSDWTIADLGCGTGNASELLAPVVERVVAVDVSGPMLEAARERLKDAPNVTFVEAVAEKLPIPDRTIDAAVAVLVLHHIADPGAFLTEAARILRAGRAGGTLLIVDMVEHDRTEYRQTMGHQHLGFSHQSMTRLLKSAGFADVNYRELPTEPDAKGPGLFVATARIN; from the coding sequence ATGAAGCGTGCCGACTCTGCCAACCTCACCCGGGTCACGGACCGCCTCGCGGCCCTTTCCGACATGACACGCCTCCGCATTCTCCGCCTGGTGGAGTGCGAGGCGTTGTCCGTTGGCGAGCTGGCCCAGGTCGTGCAGCTGCCCCAGTCCACCGTGAGCCGCCACCTCAAGGTGCTGGCCGACGCCGCATGGGTGGTCCGCCGCTCCGAAGGCACGGCCGGGTTCTATCGCCTCGTCCTGGACGACCTGCCCACCGAGTCGCGCTCGCTCTGGCTCGCCGTGCGCGAGCAGATCCCCGGCACGCACGAGGTCGAGGAAGACCAGCGCCGGCTCCGCTCCGTGCTCGCGGAGCGACGCACCGACAGCCTCAGCTTCTTCGGCCGCTTCGCGGGCGAGTGGGACCACCTCCGCAACGAGCTCTTCGGCGCCCGCTTTACCTCGCTCGCCCTGCTCTCGCTGATCCGCAGCGACTGGACCATCGCCGACCTCGGCTGCGGCACCGGCAACGCGTCCGAGCTGCTCGCGCCCGTCGTCGAGCGCGTGGTCGCGGTGGACGTCTCCGGCCCGATGCTCGAGGCCGCGCGTGAACGGCTGAAGGACGCGCCCAACGTGACTTTCGTCGAGGCGGTGGCTGAGAAGCTGCCGATCCCCGACCGGACAATTGATGCCGCCGTCGCGGTGCTCGTCCTGCACCACATCGCCGACCCCGGCGCATTCCTCACGGAGGCCGCCCGCATCCTCCGCGCCGGGCGTGCGGGCGGCACGCTGCTCATCGTGGATATGGTGGAGCACGACCGCACCGAGTACCGCCAGACCATGGGCCACCAGCACCTGGGCTTCTCTCATCAGAGCATGACCAGGCTGCTCAAGTCCGCCGGCTTCGCCGACGTCAACTACCGCGAACTCCCCACCGAACCCGATGCGAAAGGCCCTGGCCTGTTCGTCGCGACCGCTCGCATCAACTGA
- the ahcY gene encoding adenosylhomocysteinase yields the protein MTATASPSKTLKPSIHQSLDYKVADLTLAELGRKEIRLAEHEMPGLMALRARYKGQKPLAGARIMGSLHMTVQTAVLIETLVDLGASVRWVSCNIFSTQDSAAAAVVVGPSGTIDNPKGVSVFAWKGETLPEYWWCTEQALRWPDGGGPNLLLDDGGDATLLVHKGAEFEKAGKVPDFNASTDPEEWGVILDLLRDEQKKNPGRWTKVIAGIKGVSEETTTGVHRLYEMQKAGTLRMPAINVNDSATKSKFDNLYGCRHSLVDGLNRATDVMLSGKVAVVLGYGDVGKGCAQALRGQGCRVIVTEIDPINALQAAMEGYQVAVLEDVVETADIFITATGNKDVITVEHMQKMKDKAIVANIGHFDNEIDMASLYKGVEKGGVKRVNIKAQYDEFVFNAGGKNEKSILVLAEGRLMNLGCATGHPSFVMSSSFTNQTIAQLDLWLNANNKPTLSGFRYETGKVYTLPKKLDEEVARLHLEKLGVKLTRLSPAQASYLGVSPDGPYKADHYRY from the coding sequence ATGACCGCCACCGCCTCGCCGTCCAAAACGCTGAAGCCCTCCATCCACCAGTCCCTCGACTACAAAGTCGCCGACCTCACCCTCGCCGAGCTCGGCCGCAAGGAGATCCGCCTCGCCGAGCACGAGATGCCCGGCCTGATGGCGCTCCGCGCCCGCTACAAGGGCCAGAAGCCCCTCGCGGGCGCACGCATCATGGGCTCCCTGCACATGACCGTGCAGACTGCGGTGCTCATCGAGACCCTCGTTGACCTCGGCGCCAGCGTCCGCTGGGTTTCGTGCAACATCTTCTCGACGCAGGACTCCGCCGCCGCGGCCGTTGTGGTCGGCCCGAGCGGCACCATCGACAACCCCAAGGGCGTGAGCGTCTTCGCCTGGAAGGGCGAGACGCTGCCCGAGTACTGGTGGTGCACCGAGCAGGCCCTCCGCTGGCCCGACGGCGGCGGCCCCAACCTGCTGCTGGACGACGGCGGCGACGCCACGCTGCTCGTGCACAAGGGCGCCGAGTTCGAGAAGGCCGGCAAGGTCCCGGACTTCAACGCGAGCACCGACCCTGAGGAGTGGGGAGTGATCCTGGATCTGCTCCGCGATGAGCAGAAGAAGAACCCAGGCCGCTGGACCAAGGTCATCGCCGGCATCAAGGGCGTCTCCGAGGAGACCACCACCGGCGTGCACCGCCTCTACGAGATGCAGAAGGCCGGCACGCTCCGCATGCCCGCCATCAACGTCAACGACTCCGCGACCAAGAGCAAGTTCGACAACCTGTACGGCTGCCGTCACTCGCTCGTCGACGGCCTCAACCGCGCCACCGACGTCATGCTCAGCGGCAAGGTCGCCGTGGTGCTCGGCTACGGTGACGTGGGCAAGGGCTGCGCCCAGGCCCTCCGCGGCCAGGGCTGCCGCGTGATCGTCACCGAGATCGACCCCATCAACGCCCTCCAGGCGGCGATGGAGGGCTACCAGGTCGCCGTGCTCGAGGACGTGGTCGAGACCGCCGACATCTTCATTACCGCGACGGGCAACAAGGACGTCATCACCGTCGAGCACATGCAGAAGATGAAGGACAAGGCGATCGTCGCCAACATCGGCCACTTCGACAACGAGATCGACATGGCCTCGCTCTACAAGGGCGTTGAGAAGGGCGGCGTCAAGCGCGTCAACATCAAGGCCCAGTACGACGAGTTCGTATTCAACGCCGGCGGCAAGAACGAGAAGTCCATCCTCGTGCTCGCCGAGGGCCGCCTGATGAACCTGGGCTGCGCCACCGGCCACCCCAGCTTCGTGATGAGCAGCTCGTTCACCAACCAGACCATCGCGCAGTTGGACCTGTGGCTCAACGCCAACAACAAGCCCACCCTCAGCGGCTTCCGCTACGAGACCGGCAAGGTCTACACCCTGCCCAAGAAGCTCGACGAGGAGGTCGCACGCCTGCACCTCGAAAAGCTGGGCGTGAAGCTCACCCGCCTCAGCCCCGCTCAGGCCAGCTACCTCGGCGTCAGCCCCGACGGCCCCTACAAGGCCGACCACTACCGCTATTGA
- a CDS encoding prepilin-type N-terminal cleavage/methylation domain-containing protein, with protein sequence MPARTVRRSPAFTLIELLVVIAIIALLIGILLPALAKARKVARMDICLSNMRSMGVGLQAYAMDKRGSLAAFSWKTGQGQSFWADLNTAAMEGAPQAHAAQAVDIARRWLKNPTIQPVTDRMLTRNFSYMVLVDGGYFGDGFPEKAVACPDDRDTLVWQKNFVNNPTNITAGTVDPDPAASPAFKQFLPFWSTYQAVPCAFSDQTGPSSIYQASGQAGYHLLYYYIPGNGPTATVFNTTRMDMINFPSQKVYVFDLFDRHSHKNTIFHAYPQARQPLLMFDGSANIRTTRDSNKGWNPTTPTSMATTTYQYWPTVGEPRTVSGNAADTVEGYYRWTRRGLKGVDFAGGEVR encoded by the coding sequence ATGCCCGCGCGCACGGTCCGTCGTTCTCCCGCATTCACGCTGATCGAGCTGCTGGTGGTCATCGCCATCATCGCGCTGCTGATCGGCATCCTCCTGCCCGCGCTCGCGAAGGCGCGCAAGGTCGCGAGGATGGACATCTGCCTCAGCAACATGCGTTCCATGGGCGTGGGCTTGCAGGCCTACGCCATGGACAAGCGCGGCAGCCTCGCCGCGTTCTCGTGGAAGACAGGCCAAGGCCAGAGCTTCTGGGCCGACCTCAACACCGCCGCCATGGAGGGCGCCCCTCAGGCCCACGCCGCGCAGGCGGTGGACATCGCCCGCCGCTGGCTCAAGAACCCGACCATCCAGCCGGTCACCGACCGGATGCTCACCCGCAACTTCTCCTACATGGTCCTCGTGGACGGCGGCTACTTCGGCGATGGCTTCCCGGAGAAGGCCGTCGCCTGTCCCGATGATCGGGACACCCTCGTCTGGCAGAAGAACTTCGTTAACAACCCCACCAACATCACGGCCGGCACGGTCGACCCCGACCCGGCCGCGTCGCCTGCGTTCAAGCAGTTCCTCCCCTTCTGGTCCACCTATCAGGCCGTCCCCTGCGCCTTCTCCGACCAGACCGGCCCGAGCAGCATCTACCAGGCCAGCGGCCAGGCGGGGTACCACCTGCTGTATTACTACATCCCCGGCAATGGGCCGACCGCGACGGTCTTCAACACAACCCGAATGGACATGATCAACTTCCCGTCGCAGAAGGTCTACGTCTTTGACCTCTTCGACCGCCACAGCCATAAGAACACGATCTTCCACGCCTACCCGCAGGCGCGCCAGCCGCTGCTCATGTTCGATGGCTCGGCGAATATCCGCACCACCCGCGACTCCAACAAGGGCTGGAACCCCACCACGCCCACCAGCATGGCCACCACCACCTACCAGTACTGGCCAACCGTGGGTGAGCCCCGCACCGTCTCTGGCAACGCTGCCGACACCGTCGAGGGCTATTACCGCTGGACGCGCCGCGGCCTCAAAGGCGTGGACTTCGCTGGCGGCGAGGTGCGGTAA
- a CDS encoding prepilin-type N-terminal cleavage/methylation domain-containing protein, protein MNRRAFTLIELLVVIAIIALLIGILLPSLASARKVARMDVCMSNMRQMGTGLTAYSVDARNSLAQFSWKQGTHQTQYADLRTSGSATQAHINQALDIVRRHLKNNQPMFTGRMIARNFSYLVLVDGGYFGDKLPERAVACPDDKDAITWQNNLVNNPTNPLAGTLDPDPTGEPAYKQFLPFWSTYQAVPSSWNNLTGTNGIRQASGAMGNHLLYTTPTTTQFTSVRMDQVTFPSQKVYIFDLFDRHSRKKTIFHAYADAKQPLLFFDGSVRFLRTGDANKGWNPLTPDNINAITSYLYYPSPAEPRTLSGAPSETVLGYYRWTRRGIKGVDYGGGEVLR, encoded by the coding sequence ATGAACCGGCGTGCCTTTACCCTGATCGAGCTCCTCGTCGTCATCGCCATTATCGCGCTGCTGATCGGCATCCTGCTGCCCTCCCTCGCCTCCGCCCGCAAGGTCGCGCGGATGGATGTATGCATGAGCAACATGCGGCAGATGGGCACCGGTCTCACCGCCTACTCGGTCGATGCCCGCAACTCCCTGGCGCAGTTCTCCTGGAAGCAGGGCACGCACCAGACGCAGTACGCCGACCTGCGCACCTCCGGCAGCGCCACCCAGGCCCACATCAACCAGGCGCTCGACATCGTCCGGCGTCACCTCAAGAACAACCAGCCGATGTTCACCGGGCGCATGATCGCCCGCAACTTCTCCTACCTCGTCCTCGTGGACGGCGGCTACTTCGGCGACAAGCTTCCCGAGCGTGCCGTCGCCTGCCCCGACGACAAGGATGCCATCACGTGGCAGAACAACCTCGTCAATAACCCCACCAACCCGCTCGCGGGCACGCTCGACCCTGACCCCACCGGCGAGCCCGCGTACAAGCAGTTCCTGCCCTTCTGGTCCACCTACCAGGCGGTGCCCAGCTCCTGGAACAACCTGACCGGCACCAACGGCATCCGCCAGGCCAGCGGCGCCATGGGCAACCACCTGCTCTACACCACGCCCACGACAACGCAGTTCACCAGCGTGCGCATGGACCAGGTCACGTTCCCCTCCCAGAAGGTCTACATCTTCGATCTCTTCGACCGCCACAGCCGCAAGAAGACCATCTTCCACGCCTACGCCGACGCCAAGCAGCCGCTGCTGTTCTTCGATGGCTCCGTGCGGTTTCTCCGCACGGGCGACGCCAACAAGGGCTGGAACCCCCTCACGCCCGACAACATCAACGCCATCACCAGCTATCTCTACTATCCCAGCCCGGCCGAGCCGCGCACCCTCAGCGGGGCCCCCTCCGAGACGGTGCTGGGCTACTACCGGTGGACCCGGCGGGGCATCAAGGGTGTCGATTACGGCGGCGGCGAAGTTCTTCGGTAA